In Micrococcus luteus NCTC 2665, a single window of DNA contains:
- a CDS encoding malate dehydrogenase, whose protein sequence is MGGVDTAQQTTAQDTAQDPASTTPRTVTVTGAAGNIGYALLFRIAAGGMLGPDTSVRLRLLEIPAALGAAEGTAMELADAAFPLLADVEVTDEPARAFDGVQHALLVGARPRTKGMERSDLLEANGGIFGPQGRAINDHAAQDVRVVVVGNPANTNALIAAAHAPDVPAERFTALTRLDHNRAVAQLAARAGVAVTDVAGVTIWGNHSATQFPDLTHARVRVDGTWRPALEVVDPVWAGEEFVPRVARRGAEIIEVRGASSAASAASAAIDHLRDWTLGTGVDADGAPRRTSAAVVSDGSYGVPEGLISSFPVTSDGGTAWRIVPGLEPDESVLPGEGGRLAATVAELEAERDAVRGLGLL, encoded by the coding sequence ATGGGGGGCGTGGACACCGCACAGCAGACCACCGCACAGGACACCGCCCAGGACCCCGCGTCGACGACGCCCCGCACGGTCACCGTCACCGGCGCCGCCGGCAACATCGGCTACGCGCTGCTCTTCCGCATCGCCGCCGGCGGGATGCTCGGCCCGGACACCTCGGTCCGGCTGCGCCTGCTCGAGATCCCGGCCGCCTTGGGCGCCGCGGAGGGCACCGCCATGGAGCTCGCCGACGCGGCCTTCCCGCTGCTGGCCGACGTGGAGGTCACGGACGAACCGGCCCGCGCCTTCGACGGCGTCCAGCACGCCCTGCTCGTCGGCGCGCGGCCGCGCACGAAGGGCATGGAGCGCAGCGACCTGCTCGAGGCGAACGGCGGGATCTTCGGGCCGCAGGGCCGCGCGATCAACGACCACGCGGCGCAGGACGTGCGGGTCGTCGTCGTCGGGAACCCGGCCAACACCAACGCCCTGATCGCCGCCGCGCACGCCCCGGACGTGCCGGCCGAGCGCTTCACGGCGCTGACCCGGCTGGACCACAACCGGGCCGTGGCGCAGCTGGCGGCCCGGGCCGGCGTCGCGGTGACGGACGTGGCCGGCGTGACGATCTGGGGCAACCACTCCGCCACCCAGTTCCCGGACCTCACCCACGCCCGCGTGCGGGTGGACGGGACGTGGCGGCCGGCGCTCGAGGTGGTGGACCCGGTGTGGGCGGGCGAGGAGTTCGTGCCGCGCGTGGCGAGGCGGGGCGCGGAGATCATCGAGGTGCGCGGGGCGAGCTCGGCGGCCTCGGCGGCGTCCGCGGCGATCGATCACCTGCGCGACTGGACCCTCGGCACCGGTGTGGACGCGGACGGTGCGCCGCGCCGGACGTCGGCCGCGGTGGTCTCGGACGGCTCCTACGGGGTGCCGGAGGGGCTGATCAGCTCGTTCCCCGTGACCTCCGACGGCGGCACCGCGTGGCGGATCGTGCCGGGGCTGGAGCCGGACGAGTCCGTGCTGCCGGGTGAGGGCGGGCGGCTGGCCGCGACCGTCGCCGAGCTGGAGGCCGAGCGCGACGCCGTGCGAGGGCTGGGCCTGCTCTGA